Within the Flavobacteriales bacterium genome, the region CATAGCTGCAACTGCGGGCCCCGGTCTTCGGGTCGGTGGAGCAGTGTTCCACCACATAGGAGAAAGAATATTCGGATACGAGAATGGCGCTGCCGTCATCTTTCTGCACGAAATGTTTCAGGTTGAAGACGGTGGAGATGCCCCGTCCCTTATCGGCATTCCGCTGCGAGGTAAGGTCGGCGATAAACTGCTTGTCGAGTTCCTTTGTGCCCAGGCTTTCTACCTGCCTGGTTTCTTTGTTCACGCGGAAAAAGAAAATGCCATTGATCTCGTCACGGCTGCGTTTGGCTTCCACATTGCCGTAAAAACCAGAACAGATGATGCCGAATTCGGGGTCGATGGAGTAAGAGATATCGGTGATGTGTTTGTTGGGAAGGCTGATGTCGTATTCAATCACCTGTCCTTCACCGGTCGGGTCAATGGCAAGGATCTCATAATAATAGCCGGCCTCTGCCATCTTCTTCTTGGCTTTGGCTTCCTTGCGTTCCAAGTCGATGCGGGCCAGCGTATATCCGGCCGTCGCGGGCCAGCGTATATCCGGATACACTGAAGTTCTTGTCTTTGTAAGGAAGCGAAATTTCAAGCGACCGTTCTTCTTTCAGGTCTTCATCGAGAATCTTGAAACCGAACTTCTCTCCGGCGTACTTGGAAAACGGAGGGTTGTTGACCAGCAATATCTTTGTGGAATCCTGCGAAGCATACACCTCGAAAGATCCGATGTTTCGCCTGCTTTCGGCGGTGATCTGGGAAATGGTTCTCAGGTTGCCCGTGAGCCTGCCGTCATTGTCGAATTCCTGTGCAAACAAACTGTAGTTATCAGCCTTCCTGTCGTATTTGGATACCATCACATACAATTTGTTTTTGAGGAACAACAACTCCTTGTAAGCATAATCCTTGGTGTCAATGATTCTTCCCAGGTCCTTTTTATGCCCCATGAACGGGTATTCGTTTTTACGCTGAAGGTCGTTGTAGCTGTATTTCACAAGACTTGTTGTACCTTTGGAGAACTTTGTCCCCATCAGGTAATCACCCCGCTTGCCCTCCATGGAAATACGCTCTGACCGGGAAAACGGATTGTCTTTACCCCAGAATACTTCCACGTCTTTTTGCGCTTGAACAGTCACAGTCAGGCCCATCATGGCTAAAACAATTCCAATACGATATCTCTTCATTTGTTGAATATTATTAATAAAAACCTATTAATTTTATCCCCGGTTCAGGCCTGTAAAGGTCGAAAAGAATATTAGTAAACATATATAATGAGTAAAAAAAATATCCTCGGTTTATTGTTGATGCTGATGTTTTTTGTTGATCTGCGGGCGCAGGACAGCTCATCGGTGATCATTAAAGTTTTTAAACCGGGCGAGGATGCACCGACCGTGCCATCGGCTCCGGTGGAGGCTGACCGGCACATGATAGAGGTCAATTCGTACCTCCTGTTTCGCGGGATTCTCCAGGTTCAGTACGCCCATGCCTTCAACGATCATGTGGTTGGGGAAGCGGGCGCAGGACTTACCTACCGCGATTTCATTTATGAGTGGCTGAAGAATGATTTCCAGCTATTCCCATCCGAAGGATTTCACCCGGGATACGGAACGGAGGTAGGTTTGCGATTCTATCCCGGAGGCCATGACAGTTTCGAAGGTTTTTTCATTTCTCCATCGGTCACCTACCGGCATTACAACCTCGGAGATGTCTACAACAGTTATGTTGTACCCGGCTATCCCGATCACATGGAAACGGGCTATGATTTCACAGATGCAAGGCTCACGCTGGGCTATCAGTTTTATAACGATGTCTACTCCTGGCTCTACGGGGATGTGTTGTCTCAGATTTATTTAGGGGTCGGATTACGAAATGTGGTTTCCCGGGAATACGAGGAGCAGATCGGTGGCGCGTATAACAGCTACTACTTGCCCGCAACCAATCGTTTCAGCCAGTTTCAGTTGCTGCTGGGCTTTAGTACCGGCTTTCCATTCTGACGTTTGAAAGAAAATTTTCACGGTCCGTGCAACCTTTTGGTAAATGCGCATCCTTAGGTAAACGAATCCAAAATACGCTTACCTATGAAAAAGACATTGATACTCGGATGCGCGCTGTTGGCGCTGGCATCCTGCAGCCGCGACCGGTTTGTCATCAGCCCCTCCGGGCATATCGTCCGTGATGAGGTAACCCTTAACAACGTTCACGAATTGGAGCTGTCAGATGCGTTTGTCGCCTACGTGAGCTTTTCACCCACCGAAGAGAAGTTGGTGATCGAAGCTGACGACAACCTGATGCCATTGGTGAAGGTCAGGGATAAAAACGGCACGCTGGATATCAGCATGAAAAACAACATCCGCTTGGTAGGACGGGCCACCAAAGTGGCTTACATCACCGTGCGTGACCTGAGTCGCATCGATATTTCCGGTGCTTCCGCCGTGTTTTTTGAAGATACCCTGGTTACCTCCGACCTTGAAGTGAATCTGTCCGGATCAAGTCGGATTGAAGGAGAACTGGACGTGACCTACCTGAATGCTGACCTTTCCGGTTCATCCGAGGTGACATTCGAAGGACATGCCGATACCTATCGCGCACATGGAAGTGGTTCAAGTCGTTTCGAAGGACTGGACCTGGACGCCGACCACGTGGATGTGGATCTTTCCGGATCCAGCAGCATGCATGTGACCGTAAACCAGACGTTGGAAGCCGATCTTTCCGGTTCTTCCGTGGTATACTACCGCGGTAACGGTGTGATCACCCGAAAGGAACTCTCCGGCGGATCAAAGGTGGTAAGGCTGTAAAGAGCAACAGCATACAGCAACAGCATACAGTGTACCCTGTATGCTGTATGCTGTCTTACGCTGTCTGAAGCAGCTTCGCGTTCAAGCGAATCTCCGCCGTACTGCCTGAGTACAACCTTGAAATAGGACATTTCTCCTTCGCTGCCTGGCTCAGCTTTTCAAACTGTTCCTGAGAAAGGCCGTCGCATTTCACGTTGCATTCCAGTTCAATCAGGCTGATCATCGGACCCGTGTCATCACGGTCCAGCGTTACGGTGGCCCTGGTCTCAATCTTTTCAGGTGTCAGACCTTCGCCTGAGATCAATGCCGACAGGAACATGGAATAACATCCGGCATGTGCGGCGCCCACCAGTTCTTCTGGATTGGTGCCTTCACCGCTTTCGAAACGGGATGCAAAGGTGAACGGTCCGTTGAACTGACTGAATTGCATGGTGCCCTTTCCCTCTTTCAGGGTGCCGTTCCATACGGCCTGGGCAGTTCTTTTTGACATATGAGTGGGTGTTGTGTTTGATACGAAGTAAAGCTAAACAAATCCCAAGAAACCGTAGGCCTGATTATGTATATTTGCCTGAAATGAAAGGTCAGAAGGCAATACAAAAACACTTGTCCGGGCAGGATCCTGTCATGGCGCGACTGATTACGGAGATAGGTCCGTGTGCATTGAAGAAGAGGGATCCTTACCGTGCATTGCTGGGATCCATCGTTTCACAGCAACTTTCTACCAAGGCCGCCGACACCATCTGGAAACGCATGATGGAGGTCATCGGACACGACCTTTCAGCAGACAATATCCTGAAGTATTCCGTTGAAGACTTTCGAAGTGCCGGGCTCTCCAACGCCAAAGCCAGCTGGGTGCTGGATCTTTCCGACCGTGTGATACGTGGTGCAGTTGACCTCAATGCATTCGATACCCTGGATGATGACGCGGTGAAAAAGGAACTGCTCAACCTGAAAGGGATCGGCAGCTGGACGGCTGACATGTTCCTCATGTTTTCCCTGAACCGGCTCGACATATTGCCCGTTGGGGATGTGGGGATCCAAAGGGCCATCCGTGTTCACTACGGATTGAAGTCAAGACCATCGGAACGAACCATGGTCCGCATCGCCCGCAACTGGCAGCCTTATCGCACGGTGGCCTGCTGGTACCTGTGGCAGTCCCTGGATGCGTGACCGGTTGGTTATGGCAGGTTGAGTATTACCCGCCCGTCTTTTTATAACGTTTTGTGCGATCATTAAACTCCAACCTAAGTGTCCCGTTCAAATCATTTTTTGCGGCCTGGGAGTGATTTTTATAGGTGTCCCAAGTTGGTTGATATTCCTCAGCCTGATTTCCAAATCCTTGCCATCCAGATCTTGTATTTCGAGCAAATAATTCAAGATATGGTCCTGGACTGCACGATTCAATTATATTGTAAAGCTCATCGGGTTTGCGCGAATGTTCCTGTTTTCTTGTTGCTATGAAATTAACTTGGCTTCTTCCTGGTTTCAATGTTCGCATGCTGCCTCTAACACCAAACAGAATAACTTCCGTGGTATTTCGAAAATAAAAGCCAACACCACGCCCATCAGGCCCCCCGTCTTTTCTGATCTTATGCCAGATTAAATTGGATTTATATTTATACCCCCAAGCTTTCATTACTTCTAATCCATCCGGAAGTAGGGCATTTGGAACCCATAAGTACAAGTGACTTTTCTCTCCTGCAACCAATGAAACTGGTATTTCTTTGATTTCATCTAACGACATCGTTCCATACCGGTTAAGTCTCTTGTGTTCCGGTGCAACTTTTCCTGTACGATTTGTAAATCTCCATGGTGGGTCAGCTAATACAGCGCCATACTTAAGATCCGGCACGGTTTCAATGAAGTCCTTAGCCGCACTATTTTCACCAAAGTTTTGCTTAGCAATTTTCATTGTAAAGTTCCTTTTTTAA harbors:
- a CDS encoding DUF2807 domain-containing protein, which gives rise to MKKTLILGCALLALASCSRDRFVISPSGHIVRDEVTLNNVHELELSDAFVAYVSFSPTEEKLVIEADDNLMPLVKVRDKNGTLDISMKNNIRLVGRATKVAYITVRDLSRIDISGASAVFFEDTLVTSDLEVNLSGSSRIEGELDVTYLNADLSGSSEVTFEGHADTYRAHGSGSSRFEGLDLDADHVDVDLSGSSSMHVTVNQTLEADLSGSSVVYYRGNGVITRKELSGGSKVVRL
- a CDS encoding OsmC family peroxiredoxin is translated as MSKRTAQAVWNGTLKEGKGTMQFSQFNGPFTFASRFESGEGTNPEELVGAAHAGCYSMFLSALISGEGLTPEKIETRATVTLDRDDTGPMISLIELECNVKCDGLSQEQFEKLSQAAKEKCPISRLYSGSTAEIRLNAKLLQTA
- a CDS encoding DNA-3-methyladenine glycosylase 2 family protein is translated as MKGQKAIQKHLSGQDPVMARLITEIGPCALKKRDPYRALLGSIVSQQLSTKAADTIWKRMMEVIGHDLSADNILKYSVEDFRSAGLSNAKASWVLDLSDRVIRGAVDLNAFDTLDDDAVKKELLNLKGIGSWTADMFLMFSLNRLDILPVGDVGIQRAIRVHYGLKSRPSERTMVRIARNWQPYRTVACWYLWQSLDA
- a CDS encoding S-adenosylmethionine-binding protein, with translation MKIAKQNFGENSAAKDFIETVPDLKYGAVLADPPWRFTNRTGKVAPEHKRLNRYGTMSLDEIKEIPVSLVAGEKSHLYLWVPNALLPDGLEVMKAWGYKYKSNLIWHKIRKDGGPDGRGVGFYFRNTTEVILFGVRGSMRTLKPGRSQVNFIATRKQEHSRKPDELYNIIESCSPGPYLELFARNTRSGWQGFGNQAEEYQPTWDTYKNHSQAAKNDLNGTLRLEFNDRTKRYKKTGG